ATCTGTGTATGTAAGCGGAAGAAGATCATCCAATCCTTCTTCGGGGCTGCCGAGCCACTTAAACATGAAATCTTTCAATGAATATTGTTCAATCATCGATAAATGATCTTTAAAATTTAATTTGTCAATTGTTATCTCTTTCAACTTAACCACTCCTCAATTGTATCTAAAGTTTATATGGATAAACTCCTAACATCAAGGGCATTCCAATGACAAACGATTACAATTTGATTACTTGCTAACTAAATAAACCCTTTCCTTCCGGAAAATGGAGTTCTGTTACCTGAAAAACAAATTGTAGGATGATTTTTTCTTAAGAATACGGCTTGGATTAACATATAGAGGGATTTTTTTCTTAGGTTTATAAATGATTATCCATAAAACAAGGATGTTCATTTCAGTCGAAAACAGCCTCCATTTGTATAGAAAATGAAGGCTGTTTTTCTTATATGGATGTAATACAACTTTCTGTTAAATGATAGTCCCTTAACTAAAACATTATAAGTCTTGTTTTCCTTTAACACCATTTATCGAATAGCTGATTTTAATGTTGGCATTTAATGAGTGATATACTGAACAGTACGTATTTTTGGATAATTGAATCGCACGGACCACTTTATCTTCAGGAAGATCCCCCTCCAATAAATAGTGGATTTGAAAATCGGTAAACCGCTTAGGGTGATTTTCCGATCGTGCCCCTTCTATTTCTATTTGAAAGGCTTTTGTTTCAAATCGCATCTTTTTTAAAATCATTACAATATCAATGCCTGTGCACCCTGCAAGAGAATGCAAAAGTAACTCAGTAGGTCTTGCTCCGCTATTTTTTCCTCCTACATCTTCGGCAGCATCCATCTTTATTTCATGTCCCGACGGAGTTGTGCCAGAAAAGGCCATTTCCCCTGTCCATGTAATCATTGTCTTCATTTATTTCAATTCCTCCCTTACTTGTTGTTTAGTTCAAAAATAGTCCACATGTTTATTTAATGTAAGTCCATATCATTTAAGTCCTAAAATAATATTGCCCCAAATATTGCGGTCATTAAGAAATTTACAGAATAATTGACTTCAGGATTTATACTATGACCCTAACTTGTGATGACTTTCCATTCCTTATATTCTTCCCACAAGTCCTATTGAGTTAGTCATGCTGTTAAATTTGAACTTTAACTCTTCAGGCTTTAAAACCTCTAAAAAATATTCCAGATGATTTCAGAAATCCGCTCCCTTTCCGCCGACTGTCTGCCAAGCCTCATCAAAGCAAAGCGTCTGTGGGGTCTCGGCTAGCCAGTTATTCGGCAGGAGTGTCGCAAAATTCTTAAATCTATTCAGGGATTCATGCATATAAAGAAGTAAAAAAACAGAAGGATATTAAGTTTACCTTTAGAATCATAGTTGTGAGAGCATTCCGAACCTCCTTTTGTCGACAAAAGGGTTTCTATC
The DNA window shown above is from Peribacillus sp. FSL P2-0133 and carries:
- a CDS encoding OsmC family protein encodes the protein MKTMITWTGEMAFSGTTPSGHEIKMDAAEDVGGKNSGARPTELLLHSLAGCTGIDIVMILKKMRFETKAFQIEIEGARSENHPKRFTDFQIHYLLEGDLPEDKVVRAIQLSKNTYCSVYHSLNANIKISYSINGVKGKQDL